A genomic segment from Marinobacter subterrani encodes:
- the ndhC gene encoding NADH-quinone oxidoreductase subunit A yields MIEGTAHGVAQYWATGFFIVAVLGLCAFMVGASSLLGGRSHGISKSLPFESGIIGAGSARQRFSVKFYLVAMLFVIFDIEAVFLFAWSLVIRDVGWTGFWGAAVFIFILLAGLIYDSRTGALDWAPQSRTADKRGS; encoded by the coding sequence ATGATTGAAGGCACGGCGCATGGCGTGGCCCAATACTGGGCGACCGGGTTTTTTATCGTTGCGGTACTGGGCCTTTGCGCCTTTATGGTGGGTGCGTCGAGCCTGCTGGGTGGCCGTAGCCATGGCATCAGCAAATCCCTTCCGTTTGAATCCGGCATTATCGGCGCCGGCAGCGCCCGCCAGCGCTTTTCAGTCAAGTTCTACCTGGTGGCCATGCTGTTCGTGATCTTCGACATTGAGGCGGTGTTCCTGTTTGCCTGGTCGCTGGTTATCCGCGATGTCGGCTGGACCGGGTTCTGGGGAGCTGCCGTGTTTATATTCATCCTGCTGGCCGGCCTGATCTACGACAGCCGCACCGGCGCCCTTGACTGGGCTCCGCAAAGCAGGACAGCGGACAAACGCGGTTCTTAG